A single genomic interval of Bradyrhizobium sp. AZCC 1693 harbors:
- a CDS encoding dienelactone hydrolase family protein, translated as MRLLSATLFLTLLAAACTAGAAPLPAPRQVDIPASGLTLHAQLYKPEGDGPFPTVIALHGCGGLGGQSEPVQPRYRDWAEQLLKTGHAVLLPDSYGSREFGPQCRVKERRVLARRERVADVNASRKWLLQQPWAARDRISLIGWANGASAVLWAVRPQSSVRGIEPDFRSAIAFYPDCRISSGLGWSTRVPTLLLIGAQDDVSSPTACRQVVEGARGRSALAQIVVYPGASHDFDRANLPLRAIAGSDAALPERGHIGTDADARKDAQRRVAEWLAR; from the coding sequence ATGCGCCTGTTGTCAGCAACGCTATTCCTGACGCTCCTTGCTGCGGCCTGCACGGCCGGTGCCGCGCCGTTGCCGGCCCCGCGCCAGGTCGATATCCCGGCGAGCGGGCTGACCCTGCATGCCCAGCTCTACAAGCCTGAGGGGGACGGCCCGTTTCCCACCGTGATCGCACTGCATGGCTGCGGCGGATTGGGCGGGCAGTCCGAGCCGGTGCAGCCGCGCTACCGCGACTGGGCGGAGCAGCTGTTGAAGACCGGCCATGCGGTGCTGCTGCCGGACAGTTACGGTTCGCGCGAGTTCGGCCCGCAATGCCGCGTCAAGGAGCGTCGTGTGCTCGCCCGCCGCGAGCGGGTGGCCGATGTCAATGCGTCGCGGAAATGGCTGTTACAGCAGCCTTGGGCCGCGCGTGACCGGATCAGCCTGATTGGATGGGCGAACGGCGCCAGCGCCGTGCTGTGGGCGGTGCGCCCGCAATCTTCAGTGCGCGGTATCGAGCCGGATTTTCGCTCGGCTATCGCATTCTATCCGGATTGCCGGATCTCGTCCGGTCTCGGCTGGAGCACGCGGGTGCCGACGCTGCTGCTGATCGGCGCGCAGGACGACGTCAGTTCGCCAACGGCCTGCCGCCAGGTGGTGGAGGGGGCCCGCGGCCGCAGCGCGCTGGCGCAGATCGTGGTCTATCCCGGCGCATCCCACGATTTCGACCGCGCCAACCTTCCGCTGCGGGCGATCGCAGGCTCTGACGCCGCATTGCCTGAACGCGGGCATATCGGCACCGATGCGGACGCGCGCAAGGACGCGCAGCGGCGCGTCGCGGAGTGGCTGGCGCGCTGA
- the xseA gene encoding exodeoxyribonuclease VII large subunit has protein sequence MPAAENLINAPEFTVSELSSALKRTVEDAYGHVRVRGEISGFRGPHSSGHCYFALKDESAKIEAVIWKFAHARMRFKPQEGLEVIATGKLTTYPGSSKYQIVIEALEPAGIGALMALMEERKKKLAAEGLFDEARKQLLPWLPEVIGVVTSPTGAVIRDILHRLQDRFPRYVLVWPVKVQGEGSAEQVAAAIRGFNALPETGKIPRPDLLIVARGGGSLEDLWSFNEEIVVRAAADSIIPLISAVGHETDITLIDFAADKRAPTPTAAAEMAVPVRSELFAEVESLARRTMVCWQRGQESRRNELRAAARALPSLSELLAIPRQRLDHLGAALPRGLKANTHAHHRRFSHLSAGLTLKVLRGQVAQANHRLTVSGERIRLSARALLRNRRDRFAGLEVRLKASKLSNAQAQRNAIARDRERAQRLAERARRALLTALQRFDARVAHSGQLLSALSYRGVLARGFALVRDAQGHAVHAAAAVGPSAHLSIEFADGRVGATADADRPQATPSPQSAPTTPSREAKPAAPKRVAKPVDQGSLF, from the coding sequence ATGCCTGCTGCCGAAAACCTGATCAACGCGCCCGAATTCACCGTCTCGGAACTGTCCTCCGCCCTGAAACGGACGGTGGAGGACGCCTATGGGCATGTCCGCGTCCGCGGCGAAATCTCCGGCTTCCGCGGGCCGCACTCCTCCGGCCACTGCTATTTCGCGCTGAAGGACGAGAGCGCCAAGATCGAGGCGGTGATCTGGAAATTCGCCCACGCCCGGATGCGGTTCAAGCCGCAGGAAGGGCTCGAGGTCATCGCCACCGGCAAGCTCACGACCTATCCGGGCTCGTCGAAATACCAGATCGTCATCGAGGCGCTGGAGCCCGCCGGCATTGGCGCGCTGATGGCGCTGATGGAGGAGCGCAAGAAGAAGCTCGCCGCAGAGGGGCTGTTCGACGAGGCGCGCAAGCAATTGCTGCCCTGGCTGCCGGAGGTGATCGGCGTCGTCACCTCGCCGACCGGCGCCGTGATCCGGGACATCCTGCATCGGCTGCAGGACCGTTTCCCCCGCTACGTGCTGGTGTGGCCGGTCAAGGTGCAGGGCGAGGGCTCGGCCGAACAGGTGGCCGCGGCCATCCGCGGCTTCAATGCGCTGCCCGAGACGGGAAAGATTCCGCGGCCGGATCTGTTGATCGTCGCGCGCGGCGGCGGCTCGCTGGAGGATCTGTGGTCGTTCAACGAGGAGATCGTGGTCCGCGCTGCCGCCGACAGCATCATCCCGTTGATCTCGGCCGTCGGCCACGAGACCGATATCACGCTGATCGATTTCGCCGCCGACAAGCGCGCCCCGACGCCGACGGCGGCGGCCGAAATGGCGGTCCCGGTGCGCAGCGAGTTGTTCGCCGAGGTCGAGAGTCTCGCCCGGCGCACGATGGTGTGCTGGCAGCGCGGCCAGGAGAGCCGCCGCAACGAATTGCGCGCTGCCGCCCGTGCGCTGCCAAGCTTAAGCGAACTGCTGGCGATCCCCCGGCAGCGGCTGGATCATCTCGGCGCTGCCCTGCCCCGCGGATTGAAGGCCAATACGCACGCCCATCACCGCCGCTTTTCGCATCTGAGCGCCGGCCTGACGCTGAAGGTCTTGCGCGGACAGGTTGCCCAAGCCAATCACCGCCTCACGGTGTCGGGCGAACGCATCCGGCTGTCCGCCCGCGCGCTGCTCCGCAACCGGCGGGACCGCTTTGCCGGGCTCGAGGTCAGGCTGAAGGCCTCAAAGCTCTCCAACGCCCAGGCCCAGCGCAATGCGATCGCGCGTGATCGCGAGCGCGCGCAACGGCTGGCCGAGCGCGCCCGCCGCGCGCTGCTGACCGCTCTGCAGCGTTTCGACGCCCGCGTCGCCCATAGCGGCCAATTGTTGTCGGCGCTGTCCTATCGCGGTGTGCTCGCCCGCGGCTTTGCCCTGGTGCGCGATGCACAGGGGCACGCGGTGCACGCCGCCGCCGCGGTCGGACCGAGTGCGCACCTGTCGATCGAATTCGCCGACGGCCGCGTCGGCGCCACCGCGGATGCAGATCGGCCGCAGGCGACACCTTCGCCCCAGAGCGCGCCAACAACTCCGTCGCGCGAAGCAAAGCCGGCAGCGCCGAAGCGCGTGGCGAAGCCGGTTGATCAGGGCAGCCTGTTTTAG
- a CDS encoding alpha/beta hydrolase: MPVSRPPALAFISDTVRAGDREGIPPLLYFQARDGSNIAYRHYAPPAPIGRAAVLIHGSSGSSLAVHPLAKMLSARGVESFVPDIRGHGASGTRGDIGYIGQLEDDLADLVDHIRATGSKAPLTLVGHSSGGGFALRVAGSPLQQLFTRTVLLSPYLGNKASSSRENAGGWASPDMPRIVALYVLRRIGIECCKQLPVIAFAVPAKTTRILTAEYSFRLLSNFGAHRDYRADLQGAKGSLTLIAGANEELMFANKYDDAVKGTAANIDVKILESANHMDVVSTAAATSVIADDIASR; the protein is encoded by the coding sequence GTGCCGGTATCCCGTCCGCCGGCCCTGGCGTTCATCTCAGATACCGTGCGCGCCGGTGACCGCGAGGGCATTCCGCCCTTGCTCTACTTTCAGGCACGGGACGGGTCGAATATTGCCTACCGGCATTATGCGCCGCCCGCGCCGATCGGCCGCGCGGCGGTGCTGATCCACGGCTCGTCAGGCTCGAGTCTCGCGGTACATCCGCTCGCGAAGATGCTCTCGGCCCGCGGCGTCGAGAGCTTCGTGCCTGATATTCGTGGGCACGGTGCGTCCGGCACGCGCGGCGATATCGGCTATATCGGCCAACTCGAAGACGACCTGGCGGACCTCGTCGATCACATCCGCGCTACCGGTTCGAAGGCACCGCTGACGCTGGTCGGCCATTCCTCCGGCGGTGGATTTGCACTGCGGGTGGCGGGTTCTCCGCTGCAGCAGCTTTTCACGCGCACTGTCCTGCTATCGCCATATCTCGGTAACAAGGCGTCGTCGAGCAGAGAAAACGCGGGTGGATGGGCAAGTCCGGATATGCCGCGAATCGTCGCTTTGTATGTTCTGCGTCGCATCGGCATCGAGTGCTGCAAGCAACTGCCGGTGATCGCGTTCGCGGTGCCCGCCAAGACGACCCGCATCCTCACCGCCGAATATTCTTTCCGGCTGCTGTCAAACTTCGGCGCACACCGTGACTATCGCGCCGATCTACAGGGTGCCAAAGGATCTCTCACGCTGATCGCCGGCGCCAATGAAGAACTGATGTTCGCAAACAAGTATGATGATGCGGTCAAGGGGACCGCTGCGAATATCGATGTCAAGATACTGGAGAGCGCCAATCACATGGATGTCGTTAGCACCGCGGCGGCCACATCCGTCATTGCTGACGATATCGCAAGCCGGTGA
- a CDS encoding winged helix-turn-helix domain-containing protein, which produces MAELDDIIHQPLRLRIMAALIALPDAQGLDFTRLKKLTGATDGNLGAHIETLAKASYVAVTKAFVGKKPQTTVTATAAGRGAFARHVATLREIIAAHPPE; this is translated from the coding sequence ATGGCTGAGCTCGACGACATCATCCACCAGCCACTGCGGCTGCGGATCATGGCGGCGCTCATCGCGCTGCCGGATGCGCAGGGGCTTGACTTCACCCGGCTGAAGAAACTCACCGGTGCCACCGACGGCAATCTCGGCGCCCACATCGAAACGCTGGCGAAGGCAAGTTACGTCGCCGTGACGAAAGCCTTCGTTGGCAAGAAGCCGCAGACCACGGTGACCGCCACCGCCGCCGGGCGCGGCGCCTTCGCCCGCCACGTGGCAACGCTGCGCGAGATCATCGCGGCACACCCACCTGAATGA
- a CDS encoding DUF6622 family protein: MRTVTAIIINTPPWVFALLALLIWQGCMALRPRSLPLLRMLIVPAVFFLMGLSRLALGGKSIDLLLVWVASAAVFAALALYTGPRSVTVDSETGRILRPGSAVPLVRNLTVFVLQYAVAVVTAMKLEAYWDVVTTGQAVSGGCAGYFLGWTIALLRSYRARIAAPATWRWKRPLSARSHRPR; this comes from the coding sequence TTGCGGACCGTCACTGCCATCATCATCAACACGCCACCATGGGTGTTCGCGCTGCTGGCCCTGCTAATATGGCAAGGATGCATGGCCCTGCGGCCAAGGTCGCTGCCGCTGCTGCGAATGCTGATCGTGCCCGCGGTGTTTTTCCTGATGGGCCTTTCCCGGCTGGCGCTGGGCGGAAAATCGATCGACTTGCTGTTGGTCTGGGTGGCCAGTGCGGCCGTGTTTGCGGCGTTGGCACTGTACACAGGGCCGCGGTCCGTGACGGTCGATAGCGAAACCGGCCGTATCCTGCGCCCCGGTAGCGCGGTTCCTTTGGTTCGCAACCTCACAGTCTTCGTGCTGCAATACGCCGTCGCGGTGGTGACGGCGATGAAACTGGAAGCCTATTGGGATGTGGTCACGACCGGTCAGGCGGTGTCAGGTGGCTGTGCCGGCTATTTCCTGGGCTGGACCATCGCGCTGCTGCGCAGTTATCGGGCGCGCATCGCTGCGCCGGCTACGTGGCGGTGGAAAAGGCCTTTGTCGGCAAGAAGCCACAGACCACGGTGA
- the purD gene encoding phosphoribosylamine--glycine ligase has protein sequence MNILLLGSGGREHALAWKIAASPLLTKLWCAPGNAGIAREAECVALDIANHPAVIDFCQRNAVDLVVVGPETPLAAGIVDDLAQAGIKAFGPGKQAAQLEGSKGFTKALCTEFNIPTGAYGRFTTADDALAYARAQGAPIVVKADGLAAGKGVVVAKTLAEAEAAIAMMFDGAFGSAGTEVVIEEFLAGREISFFALCDGETAIPLASAQDHKRVFDHDEGPNTGGMGAYSPTPFVTAEIHDQIMARIILPTVAGMKARGTPFRGVLYAGVMLTEQGPKLFEYNVRFGDPECQVLMLRMMSDIVPAFLASCDGELKHFDLRWFPDPALTVVMAAKGYPGDYQKGTRIDGLDDAAGIEGVEIFHAGTAAKDGAILANGGRVLNVCATGKTVLEAQQRAYQAVDRIKWSDGFCRRDIAWQAVEAERAKG, from the coding sequence ATGAACATTCTTCTGCTCGGTTCCGGCGGCCGCGAACACGCTCTCGCATGGAAGATCGCCGCTTCCCCGCTGCTGACCAAGCTGTGGTGCGCGCCGGGCAATGCCGGGATCGCGCGGGAAGCCGAGTGCGTGGCGCTCGACATTGCCAATCATCCTGCGGTGATCGATTTCTGCCAGCGCAACGCTGTCGATCTGGTCGTGGTCGGCCCGGAGACGCCGCTCGCCGCCGGGATCGTCGACGACCTCGCGCAAGCCGGCATCAAGGCGTTCGGGCCAGGCAAGCAGGCGGCGCAGCTCGAGGGATCCAAGGGTTTCACCAAGGCGCTCTGCACCGAATTCAACATTCCGACCGGTGCGTATGGCCGCTTCACCACCGCTGACGATGCGCTGGCTTATGCGCGCGCGCAGGGCGCGCCAATCGTGGTCAAGGCCGATGGGCTGGCCGCCGGCAAGGGCGTCGTCGTCGCGAAGACTCTGGCCGAGGCCGAGGCGGCCATCGCCATGATGTTCGACGGCGCGTTCGGTTCGGCCGGCACTGAAGTCGTGATCGAGGAATTTCTGGCAGGCCGCGAGATCAGCTTCTTCGCGCTGTGCGACGGCGAAACCGCGATCCCGCTCGCCTCCGCGCAGGACCACAAGCGCGTGTTCGATCACGACGAGGGACCGAACACCGGCGGCATGGGCGCCTATTCGCCGACGCCGTTCGTGACGGCCGAAATTCACGACCAGATCATGGCGCGGATCATCCTGCCGACGGTTGCGGGCATGAAGGCGCGCGGCACGCCGTTTCGCGGCGTGCTTTATGCGGGTGTGATGCTGACGGAGCAGGGGCCGAAGCTTTTCGAATACAATGTCCGCTTCGGCGATCCCGAATGCCAGGTGCTGATGCTGCGGATGATGTCCGACATCGTGCCGGCGTTTCTGGCGTCCTGTGACGGAGAACTGAAACATTTCGACCTGCGCTGGTTTCCCGATCCGGCGCTGACGGTGGTGATGGCGGCGAAGGGGTATCCCGGCGACTACCAGAAGGGCACACGCATCGACGGCCTCGATGACGCCGCCGGAATCGAAGGCGTCGAAATCTTCCATGCCGGCACGGCGGCGAAGGACGGCGCCATTCTCGCCAATGGCGGGCGCGTGTTGAACGTCTGCGCGACGGGGAAGACGGTGCTGGAGGCGCAGCAGCGTGCCTATCAGGCCGTCGACCGCATCAAATGGTCTGATGGTTTCTGCCGCCGCGACATCGCTTGGCAGGCGGTGGAAGCGGAGAGGGCGAAGGGCTAG
- a CDS encoding acyl-CoA dehydrogenase family protein, which yields MSIDFEIPAEAKAIREKVRQWVHDECIPAEKELDTKPLAEVLGPLRAKARARGLWCPWVPKEYGGMGLGPLANALVQMELGESMLGALSMNTQGPDDASMMTILAHGTEYQKEKFLKPLLNGDKRICFSMTEKAAGADATGMQTTAVKDGNENYILNGEKWFSSSASVADMALVMAKTDPNAPRHKQYSTFLVELPNPGYKIKRNVANMAIEGPHDDVIHGGHSEIEIRDLKVPADNLVGGEGNGFAMGQHRLAYGRLRHGMHNVAKAQRALDMAVAHITRRSTFGQLLADRQAVQFMLADCAEQLYIGRLMLLHIAYKAEKGLDIRQENSIAKIFHAHMVHKVIDTAIQLHGALGFSQDTPLAKWYTQVRAQRLVDGPDEVHKWKIGKNVIKAFREHGTTASAVGGDLL from the coding sequence ATGTCGATCGATTTCGAAATCCCGGCTGAGGCCAAGGCAATCCGCGAGAAAGTCCGCCAATGGGTGCACGACGAATGCATCCCCGCGGAGAAGGAACTCGATACCAAGCCGCTCGCCGAAGTACTCGGTCCGCTGCGGGCCAAGGCCCGCGCGCGCGGCCTGTGGTGCCCATGGGTGCCGAAGGAATATGGCGGCATGGGCCTCGGTCCGCTGGCGAACGCGCTGGTGCAGATGGAGCTCGGCGAGAGCATGCTGGGCGCGCTGTCGATGAACACGCAAGGGCCGGACGACGCCTCGATGATGACGATCCTCGCCCACGGCACGGAATATCAGAAGGAGAAGTTCCTCAAGCCCCTGCTCAACGGCGACAAGCGGATCTGCTTCTCGATGACCGAAAAGGCCGCCGGCGCCGACGCCACCGGCATGCAGACCACGGCGGTGAAGGACGGCAACGAGAACTACATCCTCAACGGCGAGAAGTGGTTCTCGTCCTCGGCCAGCGTGGCTGACATGGCGCTTGTGATGGCCAAGACCGATCCGAACGCGCCGCGGCACAAGCAGTACTCGACCTTCCTCGTCGAGCTGCCGAACCCCGGCTACAAGATCAAGCGCAATGTCGCCAACATGGCGATCGAGGGACCGCATGACGATGTGATCCACGGCGGCCACTCCGAAATCGAGATCAGGGACCTGAAAGTGCCGGCCGACAATCTGGTCGGCGGCGAGGGCAACGGTTTTGCCATGGGCCAGCACCGTCTCGCCTATGGCCGCCTGCGCCATGGCATGCACAACGTCGCCAAGGCGCAACGCGCGCTCGACATGGCCGTCGCCCACATCACCAGGCGTTCGACCTTCGGCCAGTTGCTCGCCGACCGGCAAGCCGTCCAGTTCATGCTCGCGGACTGTGCCGAGCAACTCTACATCGGCCGCCTGATGCTGCTGCACATCGCCTACAAGGCGGAAAAGGGCCTCGATATCAGGCAGGAGAACTCGATCGCAAAAATCTTCCATGCGCATATGGTACACAAGGTGATCGACACCGCGATCCAGCTCCACGGCGCGCTCGGCTTCAGCCAGGATACGCCGTTGGCCAAATGGTACACGCAGGTGCGCGCGCAGCGGCTGGTCGACGGCCCGGACGAGGTGCACAAGTGGAAGATCGGCAAGAACGTCATCAAGGCGTTCCGCGAGCACGGCACGACGGCGAGCGCAGTGGGCGGGGATTTGCTGTAG
- a CDS encoding IS481 family transposase — protein sequence MPWSEVSVMDQRREFVRLALQEGANRRELCRRFGISPDVGYKWLRRWQAGDRELSDQSRRPKRMPKRSAAAVEARVVTVRDKHPAWGARKIAHCLKRNGQAVPVPSTVHRILCRNDRIKPSENAPPNPGHRFEKEAPNQLWQMDFKGHMPLANGTRCHPLTVIDDHSRYVPCLKACENEQRPTVQEHLTATFRRYGLPEAFYIDNGSPWGDTSGGRWTGLKVWLLKLGIRVVHARPCHPQGRGKNERFHRTLNAEVFAMRPFRTLPEVQRALDAWRMVYNLERPHQGLDMSVPADRFRPSSRAMPARIPEVQYDLGETVRTVSPTRSYISFKGQFWKVPKAFVGERLAIRPLDRDGHYGIFFASWQVASIDLTNDQPVSDVSEQVSAMSPD from the coding sequence ATGCCGTGGAGCGAGGTGTCAGTAATGGATCAGCGACGCGAGTTCGTGCGACTTGCCTTGCAGGAAGGAGCGAACCGCCGGGAGCTCTGCCGGCGGTTCGGGATCAGTCCTGATGTGGGCTACAAATGGCTGAGGCGATGGCAGGCCGGCGATCGGGAGCTTTCGGATCAGTCCCGTCGTCCGAAGCGGATGCCCAAGCGCAGCGCCGCTGCCGTGGAGGCGCGGGTCGTAACTGTGCGCGACAAGCATCCTGCTTGGGGAGCACGCAAGATCGCCCATTGCCTGAAGCGCAATGGGCAGGCTGTGCCAGTGCCGTCCACCGTGCATCGGATCCTGTGTCGGAACGACCGGATCAAGCCGAGCGAGAATGCGCCGCCCAATCCAGGCCATCGCTTCGAGAAGGAAGCTCCCAATCAGTTGTGGCAGATGGACTTCAAGGGCCACATGCCACTCGCCAACGGGACGCGATGCCATCCGCTGACGGTGATCGACGATCATTCGCGCTATGTCCCGTGCCTGAAGGCGTGTGAGAACGAGCAGCGTCCCACGGTGCAGGAGCATCTGACGGCCACGTTCCGCCGCTATGGCCTGCCGGAGGCCTTCTATATCGATAACGGCTCACCTTGGGGTGATACGTCCGGCGGTCGCTGGACCGGGCTGAAGGTGTGGCTGCTCAAGCTCGGCATCAGGGTGGTGCATGCCAGACCGTGCCACCCGCAGGGCCGCGGCAAGAACGAGCGCTTCCATCGCACCCTCAACGCCGAAGTGTTTGCCATGCGCCCCTTCCGCACCCTGCCGGAGGTCCAGCGCGCCCTCGACGCCTGGCGCATGGTCTACAATCTGGAGCGGCCTCACCAAGGCCTCGATATGAGCGTCCCCGCCGACCGCTTTCGGCCGAGTTCACGTGCGATGCCGGCCCGTATTCCGGAGGTGCAATACGACCTCGGCGAGACGGTTCGGACCGTCTCGCCGACCCGAAGCTACATCTCTTTCAAGGGACAGTTCTGGAAAGTTCCGAAAGCCTTCGTCGGCGAGCGCCTTGCCATCCGCCCGCTCGATCGCGACGGCCACTACGGTATCTTCTTTGCCAGTTGGCAGGTCGCATCGATCGACTTGACCAATGACCAACCTGTCAGTGATGTGTCCGAACAGGTGTCAGCCATGTCTCCGGACTAA
- a CDS encoding alpha/beta fold hydrolase, whose protein sequence is MPDLADLFPGYASEWINTSSGRIFARVGGKGPPLLLLHGFSSTHVMWHPVAPQLADRFTLIIADLPGYGWSDMPRSDENHTPYTKRAMASAMVEAMEQLGHVHFALAGHDRGGRVSYRLALDHPGRLSKLAVLDIAPTYDYWEKLNRLSALKIYHWAFLAQPYPLPETLISGHGEFFLKEKMASQTKSKTLDAIDARALEHYLAPFRDPSRIHAMCEDYRAGAYADYEIDKVDFDAGKKITVPMLALWGDAGVASAATTPLDTWKKWATNVSGAPVDSGHFLTEENPDVTAKLLREFFLDA, encoded by the coding sequence ATGCCCGATCTTGCCGATCTGTTTCCCGGATACGCGTCCGAATGGATCAACACCTCGTCGGGCCGCATCTTTGCCCGCGTCGGAGGCAAGGGTCCGCCGCTGTTGCTGCTGCACGGATTTTCCTCGACACATGTGATGTGGCACCCGGTCGCGCCGCAACTGGCCGACAGGTTCACGCTGATCATCGCCGACCTGCCGGGCTATGGCTGGTCGGATATGCCCCGCAGCGACGAGAACCACACGCCCTACACCAAGCGCGCGATGGCAAGTGCGATGGTGGAGGCGATGGAGCAACTCGGCCATGTGCATTTCGCGCTCGCCGGCCACGACCGCGGCGGGCGCGTGTCGTACCGGTTGGCGCTCGATCATCCCGGCCGGTTGTCGAAGCTCGCCGTGCTCGATATCGCGCCGACCTATGATTACTGGGAGAAATTGAACCGGCTCTCGGCGCTGAAGATCTACCATTGGGCGTTTCTGGCGCAGCCTTATCCGCTGCCGGAGACGCTGATCTCGGGTCATGGAGAGTTTTTCCTCAAGGAGAAGATGGCGAGCCAGACCAAAAGCAAGACGCTCGACGCCATCGATGCGCGCGCGCTGGAGCATTACCTGGCGCCGTTCCGCGATCCCTCTCGTATTCACGCGATGTGCGAAGACTACCGCGCGGGCGCCTATGCCGATTACGAGATCGACAAGGTCGATTTCGATGCCGGCAAGAAGATCACGGTTCCGATGCTGGCGCTGTGGGGCGATGCCGGGGTTGCGAGTGCCGCAACGACGCCGCTCGATACGTGGAAGAAATGGGCGACGAATGTATCGGGTGCGCCGGTGGATTCCGGGCATTTTCTGACGGAGGAGAATCCGGACGTGACGGCGAAGTTGCTTAGAGAGTTTTTCCTGGATGCGTGA
- a CDS encoding nucleoside deaminase: protein MTVPSFMDLALKTAENAGKAGEVPIGCVIVRGYEVIATAGNRTLTDRDPTAHAEILAIRQAAEAIGTERLVDCDLYVTLEPCTMCAGAISFARIRRLYYGAADPKGGAVDSGVRFFAQPTCHHVPEVYSAVGETEAATLLKEFFKVRR from the coding sequence ATGACTGTCCCTTCTTTCATGGATTTGGCGCTGAAAACCGCCGAAAACGCCGGAAAAGCCGGCGAAGTTCCGATCGGATGCGTGATCGTCAGGGGTTACGAGGTCATCGCCACGGCCGGCAACCGGACGCTGACCGACCGCGATCCGACGGCGCATGCCGAAATCCTGGCGATCCGGCAGGCGGCCGAGGCCATCGGCACCGAGCGGCTGGTCGATTGCGACCTCTACGTCACGCTGGAGCCCTGCACGATGTGCGCCGGCGCGATCTCGTTTGCCCGGATCCGCCGGCTCTATTACGGCGCCGCCGATCCCAAGGGCGGCGCGGTGGATTCCGGCGTGCGGTTTTTTGCCCAGCCGACCTGCCACCACGTGCCGGAGGTTTATTCGGCGGTCGGGGAGACGGAGGCGGCGACGCTGCTCAAGGAGTTTTTCAAGGTGAGGCGGTAA